Proteins encoded within one genomic window of Augochlora pura isolate Apur16 chromosome 11, APUR_v2.2.1, whole genome shotgun sequence:
- the Apid1 gene encoding apidaecin 1, translating to MKTLLLLTIFAVACTAIVTSENLEGPPGPPHPRLRREANPEPEPGRPKPGPSKPRPIHIPQPRPPHPRLRREADPEPEPAYNRPVYVPPPRPPHPRLRREADPEPEPEPAYNRPVYVPPPRPPHPRLRREADPEPEAEPAYNRPVYVPPPRPPHPRLRREANPEPEPGVPRPAPIKPIPVYIPKPRPPHPRL from the exons ATGAAGACTCTATTACTCCTAACAATTTTTGCTGTCGCTTGCACGGCGATAGTAACTAGCGAGAATTTGGAGGGGCCACCTGGTCCACCTCATCcg CGTCTACGCCGTGAAGCAAATCCGGAGCCAGAACCCGGTAGACCGAAACCAGGGCCCAGTAAACCTAGACCAATACATATACCCCAACCTCGCCCACCGCATCCG CGTCTCCGTCGTGAGGCTGATCCGGAACCTGAACCTGCATATAACAGGCCAGTGTACGTTCCTCCACCTCGCCCACCACATCCG CGTCTCCGTCGTGAGGCTGATCCGGAACCTGAACCTGAACCTGCATATAACAGGCCAGTGTACGTTCCTCCACCTCGCCCACCACATCCG CGTCTCCGTCGTGAGGCTGATCCGGAACCTGAAGCTGAACCTGCATATAATAGGCCAGTGTACGTTCCTCCACCGCGCCCTCCCCATCCG CGCCTACGCCGTGAAGCTAATCCAGAGCCAGAACCCGGAGTGCCTAGACCTGCACCTATTAAACCTATACCAGTATATATACCCAAACCTCGCCCACCGCATCCT cGCCTCTGA